The proteins below are encoded in one region of Drosophila gunungcola strain Sukarami chromosome 2R unlocalized genomic scaffold, Dgunungcola_SK_2 000027F, whole genome shotgun sequence:
- the LOC128256636 gene encoding mite allergen Der p 3 — MKLQLLLIGLSCGLCLSRLTDKRIRPTQGNIFEWLGSIFLPPVTTTTTSAPVIGTTSTTTRRTTTTTTTATTTTTTTTATSRPPVTNFPIDRDCVSCRCGLINTLHKIVGGEETRIHQYPWMAVILIYDHFYCSGSLIDDLYVLTAAHCVEGVPPDLISLRFLEHNRSYTNKDIVIERHVSRVKVHELYNPRSFDNDIAILRLNQPVDMENHRLRPICLPVEAYSFDHELAIVAGWGTQKEGGFATDTLREVEVLVIPQSDCRNSTSYKPAQITDNMMCAGYISVGDKDACTGDSGGPLQTTFDETPGQYQLAGIVSWGAGCGRPQSPGVYTRVNQYLRWIGSNTPGACHCVPYPEEDY, encoded by the exons ATGAAGCTTCAGTTACTTTTGATCGGTTTGTCTTGCGGCTTGTGTTTGTCTCGTCTAACCGACAAGAGAATTCGGCCAACTCaaggaaatatttttgagtGGCTGGGCTCGATATTTCTACCACCAGTGACTACAACAACGACTTCAGCTCCAGTGATAGGAACAACTTCAACTACAACCAGaaggacaacaacaaccacaaccacagccacaactacaactacaactacgACAGCGACTTCCAGACCTCCGGTGACAAATTTTCCCATAGATAGGGATTGCGTTTCATGTCGCTGTGGACTGATCAACACCCTACATAAAATCGTAGGGGGTGAGGAGACCCGGATTCATCAATATCCCTGGATGGCAGTGATTCTGATCTACGATCACTTCTATTGCTCGGGATCCCTAATCGATGATCTGTATGTCCTAACAGCAGCCCACTGTGTGGAGGGAGTTCCACCTGATCTTATTTCCCTGCGGTTTCTCGAGCACAATCGTAGTTATACGAACAAAGATATAGTAATTGAGAGACATGTCTCCAGGGTAAAGGTCCATGAACTATATAACCCCCGAAGTTTTGACAACGACATAGCAATCCTTCGACTCAATCAACCCGTTGACATGGAGAATCACCGATTGAGACCCATTTGCCTGCCCGTAGAAGCCTACAGTTTTGATCATGAGTTGGCAATAGTCGCTGGTTGGGGAACTCAGAAGGAAGGAGGCTTTGCCACCGACACTTTAAGG gAAGTTGAGGTTTTAGTAATACCCCAATCGGATTGCCGGAACTCCACTTCATACAAGCCGGCACAAATTACGGACAACATGATGTGTGCTGGATACATTTCGGTGGGTGACAAGGACGCCTGCACCGGCGATAGTGGAGGTCCACTGCAAACGACCTTCGACGAGACGCCGGGGCAATATCAGCTGGCTGGGATTGTTTCCTGGGGCGCCGGATGTGGCAGACCGCAATCCCCGGGAGTTTATACCAGGGTCAATCAATATCTCCGCTGGATAGGATCAAACACTCCAGGAGCATGTCATTGTGTGCCCTATCCCGAGGAGGATTACTGA